The following is a genomic window from Sporocytophaga myxococcoides DSM 11118.
TTCAGCCAAGGCCCAGGCTGGCATACCGCTCTTCCAAACCATAGACTTAGCAGTGAACTGCCCTTGAGCAGCAAACTGAGATAATTGATTTACATCAAAAGGCCCTGTCTGTTGGCCGTTTACAGCAACGAAATATGCTGCCACCGGCAAAGGAGGAGGCATACTGCCTTTATTCATCTGCTGAGGGTTATTGTTCTGATTCATCATGTTCATCCCCATCATCATTCCAAGCATATCTACACCAGGATTTCCACCACCCTGTTTTGCGGAGATTTTCATGGAATCCAACAGATCCTGCTGCACGAAAGTACTGCTATCACCCAATGCCATTTTTTCACTTATCATCTTCAGCCTGCGCTTATCTTCTTCAGTAAGTGAAATGCTTTCAACCAGGAAAGTAGGAAGCGTGAGGCCATATTTTGCCTCAATACTCGCATTGATCATCGGATGCAGAATATCAGACAACTCTTTGAGATTTCCAGCCAGTTTATTTGCAGGGATTCCTGATTCATTCAGTTTATCTGTAAACTCCATCACCAGGATACTTCTTAACTGTCCGGTAATGTAGTCTGTAGGATAAACTCCATTTGTTGCAGAAAACCTTTCAAGAAACATTTTCGGATCTTTGAACTTAAAGCTGTAAGTCCCAAACGCTCTTGCCTCTATATCAATACCAAAGCGTGGATCTGTATAATATACAGGTTCTTTCACTCCCCATTTCATATCGACAAATTCCTTCATATTGAAGAAATACACCTCAGCTTTGAAAGGGCTGTTAAAACCATACTTCCAGCTGTTTAGTGTCGTCATGATAGGCATATTACTGGTAGTCAGTTCGTGCCTGCCAGGGTTAAAGAGGTCAGCCACAAGATTTCCTTCATTTACCAAAACTGCTACCTGGCCTGGCCTCACAGTAAGTTGTGCACCATGCTTTAACTCGTTGTTGTACCGCTCAAAACGGTAAACCATAGTATCCTGAGTATTATCAAGCCATTCAACGACATCGATAAACTCACCTTTAAATTTGTCAAATAATCCCATTAAATTTTGTCGGATAGAAAAATGTGAAATTTAGACTTTAAATAAGACTCCTGAATTTGTTTGTATTTAATACGTAATATAATCTCCAAAAATCTCATAGCTTGTTTACAAATATTATTCCTAATATACTGAATTTATGAAATTTCATCCAATAAACTTTTAGTTATATACTCTTCTGTTACAGCCGAAACTAAGCAAATTCGATTATTCCTATTTATTCATTCTGGAACAATGGAACTGCACTGAAAATTGCCATTCTCAGAATCATCGTTTAACTTGTAGAACGGATAGGCTGAATTAGAATATGGAAGAGATATTTATGCGACGTGCTTTCGACCTGGCAGCAAATGGCCGAGGAAAGGTTAGTCCAAATCCGATGGTAGGATGTGTTATTATAAAAGACGGAATTGTGATCGGAGAAGGCTGGCATATGGCTTACGGAGGACCACATGCTGAGGTAAATGCCATTGCATCTGTTGCTGATAAAACCTTGCTAAACGGAGCTGACATTTATGTAACTCTTGAGCCTTGTGCACACTACGGCAAAACTCCTCCTTGTGCAGAATTGCTGATAAAATACCCTTTTAGAAAAGTCATTATTGCTAATACAGATCCAAACCCTTTAGTTGCCGGAAAAGGGATTCAATTGCTGAAGGATTATGGTTTGGAAGTGATTACGGGAATTTTAAGCGAATACGGAGATAGACTCAATGCTCGGTTCTTTACATTTATTCAGAAAAAAAGACCTTATGTAATCCTGAAGTGGGCGGAAACCTCTGATGGTTTCGTTGCGCATAGCGATTATTCATCCAAATGGATCAGCGGAAGGATTTCAAGGAAACTTGTACACAAATGGAGAACAGAAGAAGATGCTATTGCAGTTGGAAAAAATACTGCTTTATATGACAATCCTCAATTGAACACTCGTGACTGGCCTGGCAAAAATCCGATAAGAGTTATTATTGACCGCAACCTGGAACTGCCTTCTAATCTTAATCTTTTCGATGGTTCTCAAAAAACTTTCTGCTATAACCTTCTAAAGGATGAAGAAAGCAATAATGTCATTTATGTAAAGGTTCCTGAAGACAACTTCATACAAACTTTGCTTGATGATCTATACAAGCGGAAAGTACAATCTGTCATTATTGAAGGGGGATCTGTCCTTTTAAATCTTTTCATTTCGGAAGGACTTTATGATGAAGTAAGAATATTTAAGGCTCCACATACGTTTGAGAATGGTATACCTGCTCCAGGTATGAGAGGCAAACCCGAAGAAATAATTAAGGTTGAAGAGGATGAACTTTGGGTTTATTACAAAAAATAACGGCCTGAAGTATGCAGCAAGTTTTAAAATCATATCTTAAAAAATTAACAAACCTTACCGGTCAGAACAAGTCATTGCTGATGCTGAGGCTTACAGCCTCTGACCTGGATTTGCATGACCTGGACTTTGTAAATCAAAAGCCTTCTTTCGATATTTTAAGCCAGCTTATTGCAGGTAAGACAGAAATAAATCTTTGTGAAATTGCCGACAGCCGCAATGAAAAAATAAACGAGGCCAGCTCAAGACTTAAAAAGATACAAAGACAGGATGCTCTTGTTTTTGAAGAGCGCGGTGCGAAGGATCTGTATATTGGATATCCTTTTGTAAAAGGTAAATTACAGGATGGCACATTGGTCAGATGTCCATTGCTTTTTTTTCCTGTAAATATCTTTCATAATGGGTTTACCTGGAAGCTTGAATTCAGGAAGGATCTGAACATATCCTTTAACAAAAGTCTGCTGCTTGCATACATACACTTCAATAAAATAGCGCTTAGTGATGAGTTAATAGAAGAAGATTTTGATGATTTCAGCAAAGATCCATTAGCCTTTAGAACGGCTTTATATGAGTTGATTAAAGATAGTCCCATCTCTTTAAACTTCAACCAGGATTTGATGGCTGATAAACTCTCCGCATTCAAAGAGTACACAAGAGAGGATTTTGAAGAAAATCATTTTAATGGTGAATTAAAACTATATCCGGAAGCTGTATTGGGGATGTTCCCACAGGCAGGGTCTTACCTTGTCCCTGACTATGAATGCATCATAGAAAGAGATGAGTTCAAAGATGTCAGTACATTCTTTGATACAAGATCCAATGCTTCAGATGAAACTCTGATTTCAACTAGTACTAAAATAAAAGAAGAACAAACCTTCACTCCTTTCTCCCTTGACGGTTCACAAGAAAATGCTATCAAGGCTGTAAAGTCAGGTAAGTCTGTTGTAGTGCAAGGACCTCCCGGAACAGGTAAATCACAATTTATCTGTAACCTCATTTGTGACTTTGTAGCAAGGAGAAAAAGAGTATTACTTGTCTCTCAGAAGCGTGCAGCGCTTGATGTTGTGTATGAAAGGATCCGTCAAACAGGAGCAGATGCCTTTCTCTGTCTTGTTCAAGATTTCAAAAATGACAGAAAGGAAATTTATTCTAAAATAGAATCGCAGATAGACCGTCTTGATGAATATAAAACAGAGAACAGCAGTCTTGATGCAATGTCTCTTGAGCGTAGCTTTCTGCAAATAAGCAGAAGGATAGATCAGCTTACAGAAGAACTGGAAAACTACAAACAAGGTTTGTTTGATGAAAAGGAATTCGGCATTTCTGCTAAGCAACTGTACCTCACAAGTAATCCTGAAAAAGAGATAATAGACTTAAAGGATGAATACAAATACTTTTCACAGCAATCCCTTGCTCCATTTGCTACGACCTTAAAATTTTATTATCAATACAATCCTTTCAGGCAGAATGATTATGTATGGAAGGATAGAATATCGTTTGCCAACCTGACAAATGCGGATCAGAGAGAGATAAAAAAACTTACTGACACTATTCCGGTCTATGTCACAGATTTGCTTAAAGAGACTTTAACGCTCACAGGACAGTCGCTGACCCTCTCTGATGTAGATGCAGTTTCAGATAAGCAGAAGGATATAGCCAAACTTCTGGAATTATTAGAAGACGATGACATTTTTGATTCTTTTATATTCTTACAGAATAAAAAAACAGACAAAAATTGGCTGAGACAAAAAGAGCAGGAAATTGAAAATTGTTTATCCCAAGCTGAAATAGAAACCAGTATTTCAGATCAAAGACTTCATGCTATTCTTCCAATTATAGATAAAGCTATAAAAGCACAACAGAACATCTTTACAAAAATAATCTGGTCTGTTTTTTCTAAAGACAAAACAGAGGTTGTAAAAATTCTTACAAGCAACAGATTAAAGCTTGATAGTATTGGACTGGAAGAACTATCCAAAAGAATTCATAATAGAATCCTATATAATAATATCACCAGCGAACTTAAGGAATGTCCATGGATTGCAAATGTGCC
Proteins encoded in this region:
- a CDS encoding AAA domain-containing protein; the encoded protein is MQQVLKSYLKKLTNLTGQNKSLLMLRLTASDLDLHDLDFVNQKPSFDILSQLIAGKTEINLCEIADSRNEKINEASSRLKKIQRQDALVFEERGAKDLYIGYPFVKGKLQDGTLVRCPLLFFPVNIFHNGFTWKLEFRKDLNISFNKSLLLAYIHFNKIALSDELIEEDFDDFSKDPLAFRTALYELIKDSPISLNFNQDLMADKLSAFKEYTREDFEENHFNGELKLYPEAVLGMFPQAGSYLVPDYECIIERDEFKDVSTFFDTRSNASDETLISTSTKIKEEQTFTPFSLDGSQENAIKAVKSGKSVVVQGPPGTGKSQFICNLICDFVARRKRVLLVSQKRAALDVVYERIRQTGADAFLCLVQDFKNDRKEIYSKIESQIDRLDEYKTENSSLDAMSLERSFLQISRRIDQLTEELENYKQGLFDEKEFGISAKQLYLTSNPEKEIIDLKDEYKYFSQQSLAPFATTLKFYYQYNPFRQNDYVWKDRISFANLTNADQREIKKLTDTIPVYVTDLLKETLTLTGQSLTLSDVDAVSDKQKDIAKLLELLEDDDIFDSFIFLQNKKTDKNWLRQKEQEIENCLSQAEIETSISDQRLHAILPIIDKAIKAQQNIFTKIIWSVFSKDKTEVVKILTSNRLKLDSIGLEELSKRIHNRILYNNITSELKECPWIANVPESINITSFRNWFSNHHQAIEAKDIFNKSGLKKYISVNSSHGDFINKWEKLIALANAYQKERKLWLNYLTLSQTEKIIQDKNFAEALQSGLKKDFDFLKEMDELENTLASYERSTLQKLLLQEPENADKALELCKNSLYLQWIDHIENKYPVLKTAGTFKLEQLEEELISSIEAKLKISKDILLLRAKERTYNAVQYNRLSNRITYRELKHQVSKKKKIWPLRKLIQEFHEELFELIPCWMASPESVSSIFPLDPLFDVVIFDEASQCFAERGIPAMYRGKQIVIAGDEKQLKPADLYQIRFDDDTEDHPDIEAESLLHLGQNYLMQVYLQGHYRSKTNALIEFSNNHFYKGRLKMIPDKNDLNNNDTAIKFIKIDGMWEKRANHEEASYIVMLVQKLLKENKSIGVVTFNYTQASLIQDLFDEQTASGAITLPDDFFVKNIENVQGDERDIIIFSIGYAKDLKGRLAMQFGALNMDGGANRLNVAITRAKEKIYIISSILPSEMDVTSAKHEGPKLLKAYLQYAYAISEGKAKQDITQVGKNSEAHLSTIVKNLAEEDLKGKTMTNEFTFSDLSIAENNQYHSLVLTDDNLYFQSVSIKDFHAYLPMTLKKKNWNYLKLNSRQYWSDRNQFKDKIVTYIKHA
- a CDS encoding SPFH domain-containing protein — translated: MGLFDKFKGEFIDVVEWLDNTQDTMVYRFERYNNELKHGAQLTVRPGQVAVLVNEGNLVADLFNPGRHELTTSNMPIMTTLNSWKYGFNSPFKAEVYFFNMKEFVDMKWGVKEPVYYTDPRFGIDIEARAFGTYSFKFKDPKMFLERFSATNGVYPTDYITGQLRSILVMEFTDKLNESGIPANKLAGNLKELSDILHPMINASIEAKYGLTLPTFLVESISLTEEDKRRLKMISEKMALGDSSTFVQQDLLDSMKISAKQGGGNPGVDMLGMMMGMNMMNQNNNPQQMNKGSMPPPLPVAAYFVAVNGQQTGPFDVNQLSQFAAQGQFTAKSMVWKSGMPAWALAEQIPELSAIFNNTPPPIPPPIPQS
- the ribD gene encoding bifunctional diaminohydroxyphosphoribosylaminopyrimidine deaminase/5-amino-6-(5-phosphoribosylamino)uracil reductase RibD; translation: MEEIFMRRAFDLAANGRGKVSPNPMVGCVIIKDGIVIGEGWHMAYGGPHAEVNAIASVADKTLLNGADIYVTLEPCAHYGKTPPCAELLIKYPFRKVIIANTDPNPLVAGKGIQLLKDYGLEVITGILSEYGDRLNARFFTFIQKKRPYVILKWAETSDGFVAHSDYSSKWISGRISRKLVHKWRTEEDAIAVGKNTALYDNPQLNTRDWPGKNPIRVIIDRNLELPSNLNLFDGSQKTFCYNLLKDEESNNVIYVKVPEDNFIQTLLDDLYKRKVQSVIIEGGSVLLNLFISEGLYDEVRIFKAPHTFENGIPAPGMRGKPEEIIKVEEDELWVYYKK